Part of the Eshraghiella crossota genome is shown below.
ATTTCTCATATGAAGCAAACTATTAAGAACTGATTCAAACTGATCTAAAAGTTGTACCTCATCCAATAGAACATAAAACATTCCTTCACCACTTATCTTTTCTTTCAGATAAGGGAACAGTACATATGGATCTTGATATTGTTTATTTTCAAATGCATCAAATGCAATTTCTATAATATGCTCAGCATCTACACCATTTGCTAACAATTGATTTTTAAAAAGTTGAAATAAAAGGTAGGATTTTCCACAACGACGAATTCCGGTTATAACTTTTATTAACCCATTATGTTTTTTACTTATCAATTTATCAAGATATACAGTTCTTTCAATTACCATATAAGTCTCCTTCCTATTGAACGCTTTTGCCCATACCCGCATTTTTGTTCAATTAAAGTATACCCAATATTTCAAATAACATCAACACTTATTGAACATTTTTGTTTGTACCCGCATTTTTGTTCAACAGAATCCGATGAGAAACATTTTACCATCCCCCCGTTTTATTCAAGGTTCATGTGACAATTTGTAAAACTTTTTGTGCACAGTGTATCTCATCCAACGAGAATAACATGCATTTAACTTTTCAATAATAGCCGCATAGATTCTGTATGCACTGAGTCCAAAATCTTTATGTATTATCTTTCAACCCATAACACCGGTACAGCATATCTGTCATTTTTTGCTTATCTGTTCCGCCTATACCCAAGGACTTTAAATCCACTGTTTCATCAGCTATTTCAGATAAGAACTTTTTCATATCCTCTCATCGCTTGTATCTGCAAAAGACAAAACAATGGAAATATCATCAGCACTGTTACCCTCTGAAAATTGTTTCGGGTTGTATGCCCATAATTCAAGTCTGACCTGTTTATCCGGGTATATCAATTCATCGTTCAGCAAAGTTTTATCATAATCTTTCTCACAAATTGCATAGGTAACAACTCGGCTTGGATTTAGCATTGTTTTTTCAGAAAGTGCCGTTTCCCCTGCAAATACCATATTTTCTGTAACTTGTGTCTTACGGATTGGCTATTATGATTAAAGGGTCAAAAGGTATCATCAATGCATGCTTGCATGCAATTCGATGTATACCTTAATGACCCACACTTCACCGAGAAAGTAGCCATTTACTGCGAAAGCGAAGGAAATTAGCCCTATTTCAAGATAGCGTCAGATTACATGAATGCATTACATGTAGTAATCTGATTAATCATAATTGAGGGACAAAATACCTTTTGACCCTCATTTTTTATTATTCTACTGTATTCCGGGTGTTATGGCAATGAAGATTTTCTTGAGTTTCCGTACGATAAAATTTTTCAATAAGTTTTGTGTCCTACAACTCTGCCGTGTTCGAGAGAAATCACTTCATCGCAAAGGAGTTCTATATCTTCCCTTATATGGGATGATATGATAATCAGTTTATTTTTTTTCTTTTGTTCAAGCATAAAACTTCTGAACCATTTTACACCATCTTCATCAAGAGCGCTTGTAGCTTCGTCAAGAATAAGTATTCCCGGGTCTTCCATTATAGCCTGGGCAATTCCCAGTCTTTTCTGCATGCCAAGACTAAATTTACTTACTTTTTTGGAATCCTCAGGATCCAGTCCTACAGCCTCTATATCCTTCTTAATTTCGGATACAGGTATATTTTTACGTATTCCTGCAAGCAGTTTCAGGTTGGTAACCGCAGAGTATTGTCCGTAAAATGTAGGTTCTTCAATAAGTATGCCTGCATCGGGTATAAAATCACTGTCTTTACCGATTATTTTATCATTGCATATTACTTTTCCTTCTGTAAGTTTCATAAGTCCTATAATGCTTTTCATCAGCACTGTTTTACCCGAACCGTTACGTCCATATAGTCCATATGTCTTTCCACTTTCAAACTCAAGATTTATATTTTCCAGAATGTATTTATTTTTTATTTTGATGGAACCATCTTCTATTTTTATTTTGTACATATATTTCTCCTCTTAATACCTACAAATGCTACAATAAGCATCAGAACTATCCACACAGACATATATATATATGAAAGGTAAAACGGCATATTACTCGTTCTTCCTATTTCTGTATATCTTCCCGCTAAAGAAGCGTTTCCTGCCGGAAAGAAAAAGGCTGCTTTATGTTTTATTGTTGCAAGGATTCCTCCTGCTGCCATAAGTACTACATCTATTCCCATAAACAGATTTTTTTTGTTAAATATCTTTCCGATTAACAGCATTAGCGAATATCCGAATATAAGCAATGTAGTAAGCAATATTGAATGAATAGCCGCTATTCCCGGATATATATGATTATAAATATCACGCTGTATCAGATTAAATACTGTATTGTAGGTAAGCTCCGGATAATAATATGCAAGTTTTGTCGTTGCAGGACTCCATTTTGTGCCTGACGAAATCTTTCCTGCACATGGTATTGTAGACAAAACAAAAACAATTGCCATTATTGTGAAGCTGCATAAAAGAGCAAATATTACTTTCCCGATGAGCCACTTAGTCTTACCCATTCTGTATATGGTAAACATATACCCGTCTTCAAGATTAGGGAAATCCGACATAAGTATAAGTGCAAATATCGGTACTATTAAAAGAACCAGGTATGAATTAGCCGTGGCAATATACGGTTCAAAAAGCTGTAAACCAGCTTCCATCATTTTTGCATGGTTGCACAAACTTGAACCCACAACCTGCCATACAAGAATTGCAAATGCGAGAAGAATAATCATCCTGCTCCTGCATATAAAACTATGGTATTCAGATTTTATGGTCTTAATCATAGGTCACCTCCATAATCTTTTACGGAACGAATCTTCGCAATATTGATTACAATGGCTAATACCCAGATTCCGACAAAAATAAGCAGATTTACCAATAATCTTTTTTCATTATAAGGAATTCTCAGATAATAGGATAAATAACCTGTATTCTGTATTTTCCGGCCGATTTCCGGTTTATTAAATATAAAGTAATTTACCAGAACATTTTGTCCATATCCTACAAAAAAAGGCAGACATATATTAAAATAAATATCCTTGGTCAACGCGTATACAATAAAGCCTATGGATGCACACAATCCTCCATATAGCATCATTCCGAATATTCCATAAAGATATGCAGCTCCAAATCCCATCTGCGATACGAGATTTAATTTTCTTCCCGTATCACTATAACCGCTGCCCTGCATTTTGAATTCTATAAATTCGCTGTCTGCCTCACTAATTGATGGGAACCTTCCATGAATGTATATTGCACATATTATGGCAATAATTCCCATAACAAATACTGAAGAAATAAATGCAAGAAGTGCCTTTGAAATTACGTATCTTTTTATTCCCGTTCTGTAAATAACATACTTCGTTGTCTTATTCTGTTTCTCTGCATACATACCAAATGCAAAGGAAAATGCAGCAAGCATCATTCCATAAGGTGCAAGAGATTCCAATACATTCAGAAATACTGTTTCTCCCATTAAGTGCATTTGCAAAAGTTCTGTTTTGTTATATGTACTGAATATGCTGATACAGTTAAAAGTTCTTCCTTCGCCATCTGTATATATGCCACATATTCCAATAATAATCAGCCCGATAATTATGGATGAAACAATGCCGATGGTTGTAAAGTTAATATATAAGTCTTTTTTTACTGTCAATATAGTTTTTTTCATAAATTACAGCTTTCTGTTATTCCTGTACACGTCTTACGAGTACATCACCACTTTCAACATTTACTAAAGCAACATATGCATCATTATTAACCGGATTAAGTAAATCAACTCTCCAGGATGGAACAATGTACTTTGCTCTATCATTTTTACTTTTGTCTTCTTTATCATTGAACATTCTATATTCCATCTTAATCTGGTTAACTTCAAAATTTACACCGGGCAGCTTTGAAAGTTCTTTTGAAACATTATTGAGTACTGACTCAAGTGATAATATTGTCTCATAATTAGTTATTTCTTTAGGCACGGTGTAACTGTTATATTCTCCGTAATACACATCAATTTTGCCGCTTTCTATCATAAAACATTCTGACATTATGCCTGTTTCTTCGCCATAGTTTTCTTCTTCACCAAAACTTATCTGTCCGCTAATTAACTCCTGGACATCAATACCTTTATAATTTTCGGTTCTGAAGAATCTGAAAACGGTTTCTCCGGAATTTTTAATTTTATATACATACACGTCATATACTTTTGTCTTAATTCCATTTTCTCCTGTGTATGGATAAATTGAATTTATATAATTCTCTGCCGATTCAACAGCTTCCGCAACAGTAACTTCTTTATCAAGGAGTTTATATTTATCAGATAAATCATCCATTCCTATACGGTATCTTTTAATTAATTCCATATCATCCTGCAATCCAAAAAGATAATTTCCACCAAGGATTTTGTTGATGGCTCCTGCTGCATAATTCATTATATTTGTGTCGGTAAATATTTCAGATTTTCTTTTAGTCTTGGGATCACGGTAATAAATTAGTTCAGGAGCTTCTGTGTATTTGGTTTTTGAAATTTTGTTTTCATAATTTGCATTATACCAGTCTTTTTCCTCCTCATATTTACGCAATTCTTCGCCATCATAGATATACTGTTTATCAAGTTCTCCTATAAGTTCAGGTGTCATGTCATCAATAATATAATTTACCAGTTCATCAGGTTTTTTCCATTCATTAAGATATATTGTATCAATCCACCATGTCGCTATTTTATCTGTCTCAGGAAAAATTACACTATCACATTTTATATCAAGATTATCATACTTTGCTGTTTTAATTATTTCCTGTGCCTCTTTTCTTACCTCGTTAAAATCATTTTTAATTATTTCTGATTTGTTTTTGTCCCTACTTCCACAACCTGCCAACATTACTGTAGTAAGTAATAACGGAATAAATGCTTTTTTAAACTTCATACTTTGTACCTCTCTTTTAATTAGGATAATTAATTATGAATTGCAGGAAACAATATACTAATTAATTATGAACAATATATGCTAATCCATTGTAGATAGGGCCATACGCATCACAATACAGTTCTGCTGATATCTTAACATATGTGCCACTTGTCTTCTTTACTGTAAATGTCTTAACTCCACATGATGACATCTTTTTGCTTAGATTTCCATCCATATATATGTTTCCATTCGGACACCCAATTTCAACATACGAATAATAACATCCTCCTGTAGTGATTGAAGAAACTTTAAATGCATACTTCTCATCTGTAGTATAATATAGTTCAACCGAACTGTATTTTAATTGTGCACCGGGCCCATATGAATACACACCCCAACTTCCTCTGTTACGGTCCTTGGCCATAACTCCTACCGGAAGCATTCCTATTAACATTGATACTACCACTGCTAATGCTGCAATTTTTCTTTTGGTTTTTTTCATTTACTGTACCTCCTATACATATCTTTATTTCCTGCAATTCATTTATCAAAATGTAGAATTACTACATAATGAGCTTAATATAAGACGTGCAATGCACACTTTCCGGAAAATTTCAATTGATTTCCACAAAAAAACACCTCTTTTTCAAGAGGTGTTAATTTCTAAAATATAAATATATGACTCCTTAAAAATTACTTAACCCTTGAAAAATAAATTCACTTATAGCCTATATATAATACTTTTTCACAATAAAGTCAAGTTTTTTTTATTTTTTTTGTCACATTTTACAATTATATAGAATTATATGTCGGAATAAATAAATATATTTTTGTTCAATAAGAATCAACGATTTCTATAAGCCACGTATAATATTCAGATAATCCTGACGTCCATCTACAACCGCATATATAACTACTTTTTTATTTTCTTCATCAATTTTGTAAAAAAACAAGTCTTTTTCCAAAACAAGCACTCTATATCCTTGTCTCTTAAGAACACGGTATCTGGGTTCTGTTCCAATGTATGTCTCTTCTCCCAATTCAAGAATCTGTTTTTCAATCTGATTAAGTTTCTCCAATGCAACTGTATTTCCAAAATTCTGGGCAACATACAATATTATTTTTCTGATGCCCTCATCGGCTATATCGGTTCTTATTACTTCATACTTCATAATCACTCCTCCTGAAGCATTTTTCTCAAATCATCGAATGTCTCAGATATCGGAGCAACTCTGCCATTTTTTGCATCATCTTCTGCTTCGGCTAATACCTCTAAGAGTTCTATTCTCGCTTTCATATTTTTATATTCTTCATATGAAAGTACAACCGTATCACCTCTGCCGTTTACTGTAATAATTACTGCTTCTTTATATTCCTTACACTGCTTTGATATTTCAGCATAATGATTTCGTAAATCAGCAGACGGTCTTATTGATTCTTTTAATGTCATCATACTATTCACCTCCGCATATATATCATAATTTGCATATATCTTCAATATTATTTCTTACGGTGTTCCTGTTACTTCTCGTCACACACCTGGAAGATGAAAAATTTTAACCGATAGCTTTCATAATCTCTTTTTCATGATCTCTGGTAAATTCACTTAATTCATAGAATCGAATTCTCTTATTGACTAATATAGGAACCACAAATCCATTTTTTACCAAAACCATCAGTCTGTTAATAATCGTTTTATTTGTTACCGACAATTTCCTGCTGACTTCAATCGGAGTAAACTCTCCTTTATAGTTTTTTATCAGAAATTGCAATAGCTCTTTTTCTTTTCCTTTCAAAAACGACAGACTTCCGGTAATATCTTCCTCTTCAGAAGCCAACTGCAAATCACAGACTTTTCCGGAATACAATTTCACCATTCTGAGGAAATAGTTGATCCAGATCTCCGGATGTGGCGGGTTATCTCTGCCAGAATAGTACAGCGCAGGGAGTCCCATCTGAATGGATTCATAATATTCATCAATATCATAAGCAAAATATTCTTCCAATGAACCGATTCCATTAAAGCCGTATCCATTCAAGTCCATAATATAACCGGATAACAGTCTTGCAGTTCTGCCATTTCCATCTTCAAACGGGTGTATTGTCACTAATTGATAGTGTACAACTGCTGCTACAATCAGAGGGTGGTCATCGGTTGTATTTACATACTCCACCAACTCATTCAAAAGTCCCGGAATGTCGCAATATTCCGGCGGAATATAATCAGGGTTTCCTGTCTTAGAATCATATACCGCAAATAACACTCCCGGTGGCATAGGTCCTCTGAGTCCGATTTTCTCCTTGGAAGCCCCCTTTTCTACCAATTTCTGTACATCTAAAATAAGTTTCATGGATAATTTCTCTTTTTTACTTACCTTTTCTTCAAGATAATTCAGTGCCAGAAAATAATTCCGTACCTCCTGCTCCGGTTTCAGATAATGTTTTCTTCCGTCGCTTTCTATTACTTCATCCACCTGTTTTTCTGACAATGGATTACCTTCAATTTTATTCGAAGCATAAGAACTTTTTTTCTTCGAATTTTTGCGAAGCTTATTCATGACAGTTTTGGACAGCTTTACCGATGATACTTTATATCTGTTCTGTTCAATCTCTGTTATATATCTTAAAATTTCATTCGTTAAAGTCACTTTTATCATATAAGAAAAGCCTCCCTTTCAAATATTATTATATACAAAAGGTAAGCTTTTTTCCATTAATATTTCACTATTTTTTCACTATTTTTCTCTATAGATTTTTTAAAACCAAATAAATCCCGGACAATATCAGCGATATAGACAGCCAGATCCAGTAAAGCAAAGGGAATCAGCAGCAACGCAAATTAGACCTTCGGGTCAAGACTTTCAAATACCCCTGTTCTCTTTGCGACCATTCATTATAGGTTACGGACTAAGGCAGTCTCTCTGACGGGCTATGGTGCTTCGCACCTTTTTTCATGCAAAAATAATTTTTGTATTATCCTTAGAAACTTGAAGTTGCCAGCTACAATTCTTTCATCATACACAATGATTCTGGCATCGAAATGTAAGGACCATAATTATCTATTTTTTCAAATCCTACTTTCCGATATACATGACATGATTCTTGTAGCAGTTCTCCAGTTTCAAGAATCAACCTCTTGTATCCCAGCTCTTTTGCCCACTCAATCAATTCAAGAACCAGCTTGGTTCCTATTCCTTTCCCCTGAAACTCATCTCTGACAAATACTCTTTTCAATTCGGTTGCATCATCGATATCACCATAATGATATTCTCTAATTGCTCCTGCACCAGCGGCTTTGCCATCAACATATACAACTATAGCCTCTTTAATTTCATCAAGTTGGTTGTACTGTTTGTACTTGTCTCTCTTAATTACCCTTCCTACTCGCCTATTTAAATCCATATCTAGTAACTGACAGTTCATAATAAAGTCTTCATTTATGCCAGAACATCTAACAAATTCTATATCATCCATATTCGACCATCCTCCTATGTTAAGTATATAAGAACTTACAAGCTCCACAAATCCCGATTTGTTAATTTGTTTTATTATAGCACATATAAACTCATTCACAATAAAAAAGAGCAACCGAATTTTCTCGATTACTCTCTGTTCATTACTTTTCATCAACAACCTGGAAAATATAGAACTTCAGATAATAGCTTTCATCCGCCGCCCAGAGTATAGGATGGTCCGGTGACTGGGTTCTGAATTCCACCTGTCTAAGCCTCTTATGTGCGCTTCTTGCAGCTTCTCCGATTGTCTTGGTAAACAATTCCTGTGTCATAAAATGTGAACATGAACAGGTAGCAAGGTACCCGCCGTCTTTAACAAGCTTCATGCCTTTAATATTAATCTCCCTGTATCCTTTGGTGGCATTTTTTACGGAATTGCGGGATTTGGTAAATGCAGGAGGGTCAAGAATAACTACATCATACTGCTCACCTTTTTCCACCAGTTCAGGAAGAAGTTCAAATACATCCCTGCATATAAATTCTGTTTTGTCCTGAACATTGTTAAGAATGGCATTTTCTTTTGCCTGCTCAACTCCAAGCTCCGATGCATCCACACCGAGGACGCTTTCGGCTCCTGATGTAGCCGCATTAAGTGCAAAAGAACCTGTATGTGTAAAGCAGTCAAGCACTTTGGCACCTTTACACAATCTTCCCACTGCAGCCCTGTTATATTTCTGGTCAAGGAAAAAGCCTGTTTTCTGTCCATCAGCCACATTAACCATATATTTTACGCCATTTTCAACAATCTCCACTTTGGTATCAAACGGTTCCCCGATAAAACCTTTAACCCTTTCCATACCTTCATTAAGTCTTACCTTGGCATCACTTCTCTCATACACACCACGGATATTCATGCCGTGGCTTGCAAGCTCTTCTTTCAGACATTCGATAATATCCGCCTTAAGCCTGTCAATTCCGAGGGCAAGGGATTCGACTACAAGGATATCCGAAAATTTATCAATAACGATTCCCGGAAGATAGTCCGCTTCACCGAAGATAAGACGGCAGGATGAAGTATCCACCGTGTCAAGTCTGTATTTTACGGCATCTTTTACTCTCTTTTTTATAAATTCACGGTCTATGTTTACGTCCTTATGACGGGTAAGGATTCTTATTGTTATTTTTGAATTGGTATTGATAAAACCGCGTCCCAGATAATATCCGTCAAAATCCAGTACATCGATAATATCTCCGTTTTCAAATTTTCCCTCTATTCTGTCGATTTCATTATCGTAAAACCACATTCCGCCGGACTTAAATGAACGGCCTTCGCCTTTTTTAATATATACATCTGCCATAATTTTTAACCTTTCTTTTTTTACAAAATCAGGATTTCCACACAAGTATAAAAAAAATATAATCAGCAACAATATAACCATGATTAAAAAATATATGATGTGCGGCCTGACCGGATGGTGTATGGAAGTGTTCTGGACCGGTCTTGGTTCTGCCATAAAAAAAGACAAGAAACTTACCAGCAACACTTCTATATGGATGTTTCCGATTTATGCGACGGCAATCATCATTGAGCCAATCGGTACAAGAATGAAAAACAGGCATTGCGCCGTGATGCAACGTGGTTTTGTATATGCAATGTGTATTTTCATTACCGAATTTCTGACAGGAAGTCTGTTGAAAAAAAATGGTTGCTGTCCATGGGACTATTCAAAAGCCAAACTTAATATCAAAGGCGTTATAAGACTTGATTACTTTCCTGTATGGTTTATCGCCGGACTTTTTTACGAAAACATTCTCTGTAAAGATGAAAAAAAGTAAGGACAAGGGCTTAAAAAGCCCTGCCTTACTGAATTTACATATCGGATTAATAGAGTGGATTAGAGTCTGTTAATGCTTTAACAATAGCCATTGCCTCTGCTTTCTTAACATCATCATCCGTTACTGCAAGAGCGATTGCTTCAGCAACTTTATCCATATCCTCTGTATTAAAGCCTCTTGTAGTAACTGCTGCTGTACCAAGTCTGATACCGCTTGTTGTAAATGGCTTTTCAGGATCATTTGGAATTGCATTCTTATTACATGTAATATTAACTGTATCAAGAAGTTTTTCTGTTGCTTTACCTGTAACACCCTTGCTTCTTAAATCTACAAGCATAAGGTGGTTATCCGTTCCTCCTGATACAAGATTAAAGCCTCTGTTTAAAAGACCATCTGCAAGTGCCTTGGCATTGTCAATAATGTTTTTGGCATAAGTCTTAAATTCAGGTTCAAGAGCTTCTTTAAAGCATATTGCCTTACCTGCAATTACATGCATTAAAGGACCGCCCTGGATTCCCGGGAAAATTGCTTTATTAAAGTTATACTTGTCTGCTGCTTCCTGATTGCAGAGAATCATACCGCCTCTTGGTCCTCTGAGCGTCTTGTGTGTTGTTGTTGTAACAACATCTGCATAAGGAATTGGGCTCATATGCTGTCCGCCTGCAACAAGACCTGCAATATGTGCCATATCTACCATAAGAACAGCTCCGACTTCATCGGCTATTTCCCTGAATTTCTTGAAATCTATTGTTCTTGCATAAGCACTTGCTCCGGCAAGAATCATCTTAGGTCTGCATTCTTTGGCAATTCTTAATACCTCATCATAATCAATGAAGCCCTCGTCATTAACGCCGTAAGGCACGCAGTTAAAATATTTTCCTGACATATTTACAGGTGAACCATGTGATAAATGTCCGCCGTGTGCAAGGCTCATTCCCATGTATGTGTCACCGGGATTGAGGATGGCAAAGAATACTGCCATATTAGCCTGTGCTCCTGAATGAGGCTGTACGTTTACATAATCACATCCGAAAAGCTTCTTTGCTCTTTCAATGGCAAGGTTCTCAACAATATCAACATACTGGCATCCGCCGTAGTATCTTTTTCCGGGATAACCTTCGGCATATTTGTTGGTAAGCCAGCTTCCCATTGCTGCCATTACAGCCTTGCTGACAAAATTTTCTGATGCAATAAGCTCTATATGGTCATTCTGTCTTCCCACTTCAAGCTTAATAGCCTCGGCAACTTCAGGATCAAATTCTTTTACTTCATCAAATGAATACATTAATACAGTCCTCCTACTCTTCTCTTTCTTTTACAATAGCGATGTGAACATCATCAAGCTGCTTCTGGTCTACAGTGGCAGGTGCTCCCATCATAACATCCATTGCGTTTTTGTTCATTGGGAAAGGAATTATCTCTCTTATGCTTTCCTCTCCGCAGATAAGCATTATCATACGGTCAACTCCCGGAGCTATTCCTGCATGTGGTGGTGCTCCATAGCAGAACGCATTATACATTGCAGGGAATTTGGCTTTAACATCATCTTCACCAAGTCCTACTAATCTGAATGCTTCTATCATTATCTCAGGGTCATGGTTTCTTACCGCACCTGATGATAATTCGACGCCATTACATACAAGATCATACTGGTATGCAAGTATATCAAGAGGTTCTTTGTTCTTAAGTGCATCCATTCCGCCCTGTGGCATAGAGAAAGGATTATGACAGAACTCAAGTTCTCCCGATTCTTCACCTATTTCATACATAGGGAAATCAACAATCCAACAGAATTCGTATGTATTCTGTTTCATATGTTTTTCACTGGCTGCACCGAGAAGTCTTCTGAGTACACCGGCTGTTTTCTGTGCGACAAGTTTCTTTCCGGCTGTAAGTCCTACAAAGTCTCCCGGCTTAAGACCGAGTGTGTTTATTACCTGTTCTTTGATGTTCTGAAGGAACTTAGCGATTCCGCCTGTAATTTCTCCATTCTCATCTACTTTGAACCAATATGCCTTATTGGCTGTGGCAACTTCCACATCCGCACATATTGCATCTATCTGCTTTCTTGTTGCAGTAAATCCGTCAACAACAATTGCCTTTACTGTCTGTCCTTCAAAAGGTCCGAATCCGCATCCTGAAAGAAGTTCTGTAGCATCGGTTAATACAAGGTCAATTCTTAAGTCAGGCTTATCTGTTCCGTATTTATCCATAGATTCAAGATAAGGTATTCTCACAAAAGGAGCCTTTGATGCATTGGAATATACACCGTATTTTGCAAATACAGGAGGAAGAACCTCTTCAATTACCGAAAATACATCTTCCTGTGATGCAAATGCCATTTCCATATCAAGCTGGTAAAATTCTCCCGGTGAACGGTCAGCTCTCGCATCCTCATCCCTGAAGCAAGGTGCTATCTGGAAATATCTGTCAAAGCCTGATGCCATAAGTATCTGCTTGAACTGCTGTGGA
Proteins encoded:
- the aspS gene encoding aspartate--tRNA ligase gives rise to the protein MVQSRTHNCGELRLADAGKDVTVVGWYENIRKVSKNLGFLILRDFYGTTQVVIETEDMMSVIDSVNKESTIQVTGVVRERSSKNAELPTGEIEVVPSKIEVLGKCRYNALPFEINQSKDADENTRLKYRYLDLRNPAVKGNIILRSKIVAELRNKMNSLGFMEITTPILTCSSPEGARDYLVPARNHPGKFYALPQAPQQFKQILMASGFDRYFQIAPCFRDEDARADRSPGEFYQLDMEMAFASQEDVFSVIEEVLPPVFAKYGVYSNASKAPFVRIPYLESMDKYGTDKPDLRIDLVLTDATELLSGCGFGPFEGQTVKAIVVDGFTATRKQIDAICADVEVATANKAYWFKVDENGEITGGIAKFLQNIKEQVINTLGLKPGDFVGLTAGKKLVAQKTAGVLRRLLGAASEKHMKQNTYEFCWIVDFPMYEIGEESGELEFCHNPFSMPQGGMDALKNKEPLDILAYQYDLVCNGVELSSGAVRNHDPEIMIEAFRLVGLGEDDVKAKFPAMYNAFCYGAPPHAGIAPGVDRMIMLICGEESIREIIPFPMNKNAMDVMMGAPATVDQKQLDDVHIAIVKEREE
- the glyA gene encoding serine hydroxymethyltransferase, translated to MYSFDEVKEFDPEVAEAIKLEVGRQNDHIELIASENFVSKAVMAAMGSWLTNKYAEGYPGKRYYGGCQYVDIVENLAIERAKKLFGCDYVNVQPHSGAQANMAVFFAILNPGDTYMGMSLAHGGHLSHGSPVNMSGKYFNCVPYGVNDEGFIDYDEVLRIAKECRPKMILAGASAYARTIDFKKFREIADEVGAVLMVDMAHIAGLVAGGQHMSPIPYADVVTTTTHKTLRGPRGGMILCNQEAADKYNFNKAIFPGIQGGPLMHVIAGKAICFKEALEPEFKTYAKNIIDNAKALADGLLNRGFNLVSGGTDNHLMLVDLRSKGVTGKATEKLLDTVNITCNKNAIPNDPEKPFTTSGIRLGTAAVTTRGFNTEDMDKVAEAIALAVTDDDVKKAEAMAIVKALTDSNPLY
- a CDS encoding Fic family protein encodes the protein MIKVTLTNEILRYITEIEQNRYKVSSVKLSKTVMNKLRKNSKKKSSYASNKIEGNPLSEKQVDEVIESDGRKHYLKPEQEVRNYFLALNYLEEKVSKKEKLSMKLILDVQKLVEKGASKEKIGLRGPMPPGVLFAVYDSKTGNPDYIPPEYCDIPGLLNELVEYVNTTDDHPLIVAAVVHYQLVTIHPFEDGNGRTARLLSGYIMDLNGYGFNGIGSLEEYFAYDIDEYYESIQMGLPALYYSGRDNPPHPEIWINYFLRMVKLYSGKVCDLQLASEEEDITGSLSFLKGKEKELLQFLIKNYKGEFTPIEVSRKLSVTNKTIINRLMVLVKNGFVVPILVNKRIRFYELSEFTRDHEKEIMKAIG
- a CDS encoding GNAT family N-acetyltransferase translates to MDDIEFVRCSGINEDFIMNCQLLDMDLNRRVGRVIKRDKYKQYNQLDEIKEAIVVYVDGKAAGAGAIREYHYGDIDDATELKRVFVRDEFQGKGIGTKLVLELIEWAKELGYKRLILETGELLQESCHVYRKVGFEKIDNYGPYISMPESLCMMKEL
- a CDS encoding type II toxin-antitoxin system Phd/YefM family antitoxin, which codes for MMTLKESIRPSADLRNHYAEISKQCKEYKEAVIITVNGRGDTVVLSYEEYKNMKARIELLEVLAEAEDDAKNGRVAPISETFDDLRKMLQEE
- a CDS encoding type II toxin-antitoxin system RelE/ParE family toxin yields the protein MKYEVIRTDIADEGIRKIILYVAQNFGNTVALEKLNQIEKQILELGEETYIGTEPRYRVLKRQGYRVLVLEKDLFFYKIDEENKKVVIYAVVDGRQDYLNIIRGL
- a CDS encoding ATP-binding cassette domain-containing protein, which translates into the protein MYKIKIEDGSIKIKNKYILENINLEFESGKTYGLYGRNGSGKTVLMKSIIGLMKLTEGKVICNDKIIGKDSDFIPDAGILIEEPTFYGQYSAVTNLKLLAGIRKNIPVSEIKKDIEAVGLDPEDSKKVSKFSLGMQKRLGIAQAIMEDPGILILDEATSALDEDGVKWFRSFMLEQKKKNKLIIISSHIREDIELLCDEVISLEHGRVVGHKTY
- a CDS encoding class I SAM-dependent rRNA methyltransferase, with the protein product MADVYIKKGEGRSFKSGGMWFYDNEIDRIEGKFENGDIIDVLDFDGYYLGRGFINTNSKITIRILTRHKDVNIDREFIKKRVKDAVKYRLDTVDTSSCRLIFGEADYLPGIVIDKFSDILVVESLALGIDRLKADIIECLKEELASHGMNIRGVYERSDAKVRLNEGMERVKGFIGEPFDTKVEIVENGVKYMVNVADGQKTGFFLDQKYNRAAVGRLCKGAKVLDCFTHTGSFALNAATSGAESVLGVDASELGVEQAKENAILNNVQDKTEFICRDVFELLPELVEKGEQYDVVILDPPAFTKSRNSVKNATKGYREINIKGMKLVKDGGYLATCSCSHFMTQELFTKTIGEAARSAHKRLRQVEFRTQSPDHPILWAADESYYLKFYIFQVVDEK
- a CDS encoding putative ABC transporter permease; translated protein: MIKKYMMCGLTGWCMEVFWTGLGSAIKKDKKLTSNTSIWMFPIYATAIIIEPIGTRMKNRHCAVMQRGFVYAMCIFITEFLTGSLLKKNGCCPWDYSKAKLNIKGVIRLDYFPVWFIAGLFYENILCKDEKK